The Solanum lycopersicum chromosome 6, SLM_r2.1 genome has a window encoding:
- the LOC101247436 gene encoding histone-lysine N-methyltransferase, H3 lysine-9 specific SUVH6-like: protein MASVSKDGLSNKSVKKRLLENGCHSSYLGIIPKYKIRKVSAVRDFPPGCGRTSLKVDLNHVQNAEVSTNIEDMTNIILVDGVKETNIEVKSQSVEVVNDLINLENQENVDRLAGEVMATNMSAIANGVGEKISDEKSTGFELPKDLKTSEMELSKETEDIQNDTSVKEVDEQGLPLVESINGGHMTQKLISVMEHTSTSPKNKYRKRRVSAVRDFPPFCGTKVPKSTEQNCFGVTEESKDVAGFGKAVTRNEVIETLREVTETGALPEKLIGSEDADSLKDRDVSSPKDRQLEQITMVRTEEQEGVQCDYDGRSQVERTVVMPEIMTKKGSDAGPVGKETLVYSENEREKLTSASSALGSGNEKQITKGAKPSGARKQGKQKSLDDPVSGNEIVVSQVESHLTKTAVNAFGSGHEIVKPIVQGLMAKPCCPWRQGEPTSLDCGNQVEKDDFSGRKKAKAVTRKSNPRGKKKSVTLGEATDGLSSALVVFNDKGPGLWATSNDGACSLNREAVHEDSPVRRGQCDFDVTLPPFGPNSSSHGDARTKVRETLRLFQGICRKLLQGEESKSKPEEAKSKQGPNRIDLHAAKIIKEKGKEVNTGQHILGEVPGVEVGDEFQYRVELAIVGVHRLYQAGIDYMKQGGMLIAISIVSSGVYDDGLEDADVLIYSGQGGNVVGKSKTPEDQKLERGNLALKNSISVKNPVRVIRGSKETKNSDSVDGKGKLVTTYVYDGLYTVENYWTEQGTKGKMVFMFKLVRVPGQPELAWKEVKSSRKSKVRHGVCVHDITDGKETFAISAVNTIDGEKPPPFNYIQKIIYPDWFQPSPFKGCDCIGRCSDSKKCSCAVKNGGEIPYNRNGAIVEVKPLVYECGPHCKCPPSCYNRVSQHGIKVPLEIFKTNSRGWGVRALTSIPSGTFICEYVGELLEDKEAEQRIGSDEYLFDIGQNYSDCSVNSSRQAEVSEVVEEGYTIDAAQYGNIGRFINHSCSPNLYAQSVLYDHEDKKMPHIMLFAADNIPPLAELSYHYNYSVDQVHDSKGNIKVKKCFCGSSECSGRMY, encoded by the coding sequence ATGGCATCAGTGTCAAAAGATGGGTTATCCAATAAAAGCGTGAAGAAGCGGCTGTTGGAAAATGGTTGCCACTCCTCATATTTGGGTattataccaaaatataaaattcgAAAAGTCTCAGCAGTGCGAGATTTTCCTCCAGGGTGTGGTAGAACTTCTCTGAAAGTTGATTTGAATCATGTGCAAAATGCTGAAGTGTCCACCAATATTGAAGACATGACTAACATTATATTGGTCGATGGTGTTAAAGAGACTAACATTGAGGTTAAATCACAGTCTGTTGAGGTTGTGAACGATCTAATTAACttggaaaatcaagaaaatgtgGATAGGCTAGCAGGGGAAGTGATGGCGACAAACATGAGTGCAATTGCAAATGGGGTAGGAGAAAAAATAAGTGATGAAAAATCGACTGGATTTGAGTTACCCAAAGATCTCAAAACTAGTGAAATGGAGCTTTCCAAGGAAACAGAAGACATTCAGAATGACACATCAGTGAAGGAAGTTGATGAGCAGGGTTTACCTTTGGTTGAAAGTATTAATGGTGGGCACATGACACAGAAGCTAATCAGTGTTATGGAACATACATCCACCTCGCCAAAGAATAAGTACCGCAAAAGAAGAGTATCTGCTGTTCGAGACTTCCCTCCATTTTGTGGAACAAAGGTTCCTAAGTCAACTGAGCAGAATTGTTTCGGTGTTACTGAAGAAAGCAAGGATGTGGCTGGATTCGGTAAGGCAGTCACAAGGAATGAAGTAATTGAGACATTGAGAGAGGTTACAGAAACTGGGGCATTGCCAGAGAAGTTGATTGGAAGCGAGGATGCTGATTCTCTGAAAGATAGAGACGTTTCTAGTCCAAAAGATAGGCAGTTGGAACAAATCACAATGGTCCGGACTGAAGAACAGGAAGGCGTCCAATGTGATTATGATGGAAGAAGTCAGGTGGAAAGAACTGTGGTTATGCCTGAGATAATGACGAAAAAAGGGAGTGATGCAGGACCTGTGGGGAAGGAGACCCTGGTTTATTCAGAGAACGAAAGGGAAAAGTTAACTTCTGCAAGTAGTGCTCTTGGTTCTGGAAATGAAAAGCAGATTACAAAAGGTGCTAAGCCATCTGGTGCACGGAAACAAGGGAAGCAAAAGAGTCTAGACGACCCTGTGAGTGGAAATGAAATTGTTGTCTCACAGGTCGAAAGTCATTTGACAAAGACTGCAGTCAACGCTTTTGGTTCTGGGCATGAAATAGTTAAGCCAATTGTGCAAGGTCTGATGGCCAAGCCATGCTGTCCATGGAGGCAGGGAGAGCCAACTAGTTTAGATTGTGGAAACCAAGTTGAGAAGGATGATTTTTCTGGGCGCAAGAAGGCCAAAGCTGTTACCAGAAAAAGTAATCCTAGAGGTAAGAAAAAATCAGTTACTCTTGGTGAAGCTACTGATGGACTTTCAAGTGCATTAGTTGTGTTCAATGACAAAGGGCCTGGTTTGTGGGCTACGAGCAATGACGGAGCTTGCAGTTTGAATAGAGAAGCTGTACATGAAGATTCTCCCGTTCGACGAGGACAATGTGATTTTGATGTGACCCTACCACCTTTTGGTCCAAACAGTTCCAGTCATGGTGATGCCCGTACTAAAGTTAGAGAGACTCTTCGTCTGTTTCAGGGTATATGTAGAAAGCTTTTGCAAGGTGAAGAATCAAAGTCAAAACCTGAAGAAGCAAAATCGAAGCAGGGACCAAACAGAATTGATCTTCATGCAGCAAAAATCatcaaagaaaaaggaaaagaagttAACACGGGTCAGCACATACTGGGTGAAGTTCCCGGAGTTGAAGTAGGGGATGAGTTCCAATACAGGGTGGAACTTGCTATTGTGGGGGTTCATCGCCTGTATCAGGCTGGTATAGATTACATGAAGCAAGGAGGTATGCTAATCGCGATTAGTATTGTTTCTTCAGGGGTCTATGATGACGGTCTGGAAGATGCTGATGTGTTGATTTATTCTGGGCAAGGTGGAAATGTGGTGGGTAAGTCCAAAACCCCTGAGGATCAGAAACTGGAAAGAGGTAATTTAGCTTTGAAGAATAGTATATCAGTAAAGAATCCTGTTCGGGTGATTCGTGGCTCTAAGGAGACTAAGAACTCCGACTCTGTGGATGGTAAAGGTAAGTTAGTGACAACATATGTTTATGATGGGTTGTACACTGTTGAGAATTATTGGACAGAACAAGGGACAAAGGGTAAGATGGTTTTTATGTTTAAATTGGTGAGAGTTCCTGGGCAACCAGAGCTTGCTTGGAAAGAAGTAAAGTCATCGAGAAAGTCCAAAGTACGGCATGGTGTTTGTGTCCACGACATTACAGATGGAAAGGAGACATTCGCGATAAGTGCTGTGAATACAATTGATGGTGAGAAACCTCCACCATTCAATTACATCCAGAAGATTATATATCCTGACTGGTTCCAGCCTTCTCCTTTTAAAGGTTGTGATTGTATTGGGAGATGTTCTGATTCCAAGAAGTGCTCATGTGCAGTTAAAAATGGTGGTGAGATCCCATACAACCGTAATGGGGCTATTGTTGAAGTGAAGCCTCTTGTATATGAATGTGGTCCTCATTGTAAATGTCCCCCTTCTTGTTACAATAGAGTCAGCCAACATGGTATTAAAGTTCCACTCGAGATCTTTAAGACAAATTCAAGGGGCTGGGGTGTGAGAGCTCTTACATCTATTCCTTCAGGAACCTTTATATGTGAGTATGTAGGAGAACTTCTTGAAGACAAGGAAGCTGAACAAAGAATTGGCAGTGATGAGTACCTTTTTGATATTGGGCAGAACTATAGTGATTGTTCTGTGAACTCTTCCAGGCAGGCAGAAGTAAGTGAGGTAGTAGAAGAGGGTTATACAATTGATGCAGCTCAGTATGGAAATATCGGGCGATTTATCAATCACAGTTGCTCACCCAATTTGTATGCACAAAGCGTTCTTTATGATCATGAAGATAAGAAAATGCCTCATATCATGCTTTTTGCAGCAGATAACATTCCTCCTTTGGCGGAGCTCAGTTATCATTACAATTATTCCGTGGATCAGGTACATGACTCCAAGGGCAATATCAAGGTGAAGAAATGCTTTTGTGGATCTTCAGAGTGTAGTGGTAGGATGTACTAG
- the LOC101247133 gene encoding expansin-like B1, translated as MDSLKNTFIFIVLLLPTLCYSNNYVSTVSYYTTPDGMGTPSGACGYGDYGKDVNSGDVCTTSKRLYKNGAACGACYQVRCKDKEMCSDEGTKVVVTDNGEGHGTDFILSSRAYAKMAKQPNMAQHLFAKGVVEVEYRRVSCKYGGGNLMVKVNEHSKHPNYLAIVVMNQGGATDIHSVEVFEEETKEWISMRRAYGAVFDLSNPPSGELKVRFLTSAGAETKWVESDKAVIPAEWKAGITIETDIQLS; from the exons ATGGATTCTCTCAAAAACACTTTTATCTTCATTGTTCTGCTCTTGCCTACACTATGCTATAGCAATAATTACGTTTCAACAGTTTCCTATTACACCACCCCAGATGGCATGGGGACACCAA GTGGAGCATGTGGTTACGGAGACTATGGTAAAGATGTGAATAGTGGTGATGTTTGCACAACCTCAAAGCGCCTTTACAAAAATGGAGCTGCCTGTGGAGCTTGCTACCAG GTAAGGTGCAAGGACAAGGAAATGTGCAGTGATGAGGGCACAAAAGTAGTTGTGACTGATAATGGAGAAGGGCATGGCACAGACTTTATTCTAAGTTCCCGTGCCTATGCTAAAATGGCAAAGCAACCTAATATGGCTCAGCACTTGTTTGCCAAAGGAGTGGTTGAAGTAGAATATCGTAGAGTTTCTTGCAAATATGGAGGAGGAAATCTCATGGTTAAAGTCAATGAACATAGCAAACACCCTAACTACCTTGCTATTGTTGTTATGAACCAAGGTGGTGCTACTGACATTCATTCTGTCGAAGTCTTTGAG GAGGAAACAAAAGAATGGATATCAATGAGGAGAGCTTATGGAGCTGTATTCGACCTATCGAACCCACCAAGTGGTGAACTTAAAGTGAGGTTCCTCACAAGTGCTGGTGCTGAAACCAAATGGGTGGAGTCTGATAAGGCTGTCATCCCTGCTGAATGGAAAGCTGGGATCACTATTGAGACAGACATTCAGCTCTCTTAA